The Vigna angularis cultivar LongXiaoDou No.4 chromosome 6, ASM1680809v1, whole genome shotgun sequence genome contains the following window.
TGGTTAACacaaagaaaagatataaaagaagatataatctaaaatatgagaagataaaaacagaaaacagaaaaataaaataataacagaaaataaaataaaataaaataaaataaaaaccgaaaaataaaaatagaaaataaaaacagaaattgaaatttcaaaattcaagtcaaagataatcaataatcacacaaataacctagttaaaccacgagtccccggcaacggcgccaaaaacttgtttaacaatcggcaagtgtaaccgaatcgtatcaagtaataaaacacggtaagaccaagtatcgttctcccaaaggactcacggcctagttagctatatgatttgttgattatttaagacttgttatCAATTggttgtaggttttaaatgcaagagacaataattaaacatgtatgcatgaatttgatcaatggaaaagaggaatacaaacactttaatgaattagatggatgagtatgttgttggggttatcaatttcatcttatccagtctcatacttttaggaattcataattcttttcatcaatgttaatgacactctctaaatcaccttgcaagaaggcctatccttaattacgagttcatgcaattcctagcattcctaataattaattctgaagcgcagaagcttaacggcaaccaaccctcatattcctatgtctaggcaatatgctattgggagaaattccccggatctagatttccccgtacattcccatatcaacaaaatcaataatcatggcattgaatgagttaaacaatgcaagctttaagcaaggaggaaaaaccctaactaatgatgaaagaaagcatgtatcttaaaataagatgttaaaacacaaattccatatatgagagtttcacaacactacattgattccccaacaataatacaaagtttagttcaccatattcatggtgaagctagatgaacaataatgaaagaatgaaagagatagaaaaaccctcgaaagagaagaggagagccgtcatcatctcccaatctacccccaaggggtgaaaagtgtgtttctgcttcctcccagccaaagatacaaaccctaggaacacctaaagcttatatattgttcgtaataatacagaaaattaggcccaagtccaaaatagtgccgctcagcggtaagtgcgtgagttggttcttccccctcagcggccttttcaccccttaacggatccaacgtgagttcctgagtaccgctcagcggtaaactgtcgctgagcggtagttgcgacttctccttttgcactttttgatgtcttttctgattccatctctatccttcttcacctctttcaccaaattcaccttaaaacctacataaaacactgaaatcaagcataaacctgtccagctctcttatttctaaaaatatgaccaaaaacatgatttcaaactagtttctaagtgttaaaggttgcttttagtatcaaatttaagcatgaaaataacagtttttcaattgttatcatcCACCTCAACAAAAGGGAGtcctacaattgcaatctcaagatgccttgcttacacaaaataaaattataactcaacagttggagaatttgacaaagacactTGCTTAGTTACCAATGGAGCTAAAGAACGTTTCActagttcaacaacaactctgtgaattatgtggtggtgatcatatcaatggtcaatgtgcttttctaGTGGAGGCCCTAGAAGATGTCAATTTTATGGGTAATCAATTCCAATACCGCCAAGGAAACTTCAACCAAGGGTAGAAACCTCATCCAAGCATGAGTCAAGGTCAAAATGGACAAGTAGGACAATTTAATAGACCACAACAGCAACCATCACTATGGCAACAAGTCTCTGCATTAAATGAGAGATCAACAAAGCTAGAagacactcttcaacaatttatgcaggtgACTATCTCCAATCACAAGACCACTAAAGCTGCTttaagaaatttggagatgcaggTTGACCAGCTGGCCAAAAAGATGGACGATAAAGTGGAAAAGCAATTTGGGGCTAacactgaggttaaccctaaggaagagtgtaaagctattgtgagTATAGATGATGAGAGGGTGGAAGAGAGCTAATACCGgttgaaaaaccattatttttatacttaattttgatattaaaaacaccctttctGATTTAGAAACTTgatttaactcatgtttttgctttagtttaatttttatacttaatttaatgGTTTcgtgctagattcccttgattttgtaggctattggagtgatttgaaagaagagttaaagtatcGAATGGTTAgaatgcaaaaaagtcaaccagaatgcagaaaagtcaaccagtcaaccagaatgcagaaaagtcaaccagattGCACaaaaagttgcgctgagcgccattttagcACGGAGCGCCgacgacgtgggcttggacctgttttctgttatttttatgggtttggacctgttttctgttattttgatgttcaatttaaggacttgcacatcctagggattgtatcttttgatggcttgagcacaaaaacacacttttcaccccttgggggtagatttggggatgtgacaactctcctcttctctttcttgggtgtttctatgtctttcattccatttttcatctagtttttccatgataatggggaactaaaccttatttgttgttggcaAAGATGTAACCACTTAAaatctcatgtattgaattgattcttgattatatatgctttacttcattaattgttagggtttttcctctacactctatgcatgctttgtttaactcattcaattgcatgatcattcattttgtcgatatggactggggatccaggaagttttactattccttgcgtcatTGGGAAGGTGAATATAAGGAAggccttaattgatttagggtcaagcattaatttgatgcccttatctatgcttgaaaggattggtgatcttgaagtcaagccaacaaaggtgacttCGCTCATGGCAGATGGGTCTTCCAAGAAACCCTATGGTGTAGCggaagatgttgtggtttgTATAGAGAAACTTAAATTTCTGATGGATtttatggtgatggagatggaggacgATGAGAAGACAGACCCCAAtaattcttggaagaccgtttatgaaaacaacaaaggtaatcatcaatgtggatgatgggatgatagtgcttcaagaccgagaagaaaaggtgatctttaatgtcttcaaagttGACCAGCAGATTCAAGAGAAGAAGATGTTTCTTATCTATTTTGTTTCAGTTTTTAGaatatgtctaggtaatattgcttccgggagaatttccctagttctagatttccccgtatgtgtccatatcgacaaaatcaaagatcatgcaattgaatgagttaaacaaaacatgcatagagtgtagaggaaaaaccctaacaattaatgaagtaaagcatatataaatcaagaatcaattcaatacttGAGACTTTAAAAGGTTACATTTtttccaacaacaaataaggtttagttctccatcgtcatggaagaactagatgaacaatggaatgaaagaatggaagagatagaaaaacccgagaaagagaagaggagagccatcACCATCTCTAAATCTACCCcaaaggggtgaaaagtgtgtttctatcTCAAGACATCAAAAGATATcatccctaggacgtgcaagaccttaaatagaacataaaattaacagaaaaaaggtccaagcccataaaaataatagaaaacaggtccaagcccacgtcgtcAGCGCTCCGCGCCAAAATGGCACTCAGCGGTAGCTATGGCACTGgcgctcagcgcaactttttctgcactttggttgacttttctgcactctggttgacctTTATGCACtctggttgattttttttttcattatggttgatttttctgcattccaaccattcggtactttaactcttctttcaaatcattctaATAGCCTTCAAAATCAAggaaatctagcacaaaaccattaaattcaccttcaattctcttattcagaaaactaaagcaaaaacatgagttaaagcaagtttctaagtcagaaagggtgtttttaatatcaaaattaagtataaaaataacggtttttcaaccgttatcacaaccccaaacttgaaactttgcttgtcctcaagcgaAATGTAAGTTGGCTTAAATAAAATactcatactacaatggtctagcacaccaaaaagcatTTTTCTCTTAGGACAAGTAAATGGCTCATGaatgctcatcatagaaagattagtcaagatataatgatgctctagccaatcaagcttcaattATGGTGCTCACaaaatcaagacatacacaatagatgcaaacctcatgaataatcaaccaagcaagcaagaatgttatcatataGTGCATGGAAaaattcctcaccaaagacagtgttccactcaagcactcaaaagtgtttcactcaagtactcaaaagtgtttcactcaagcactcaaaaatgtttcactcaaactcaaaggtgtatagtgaggtgtcacatttacactctaccatcacaatgtaaCATGAATCAAccttgcctttcatttaaccacatatcaaacacactcacaagacagttatcatcacaaggacttttcaaggctTTTATTGAGGCttggctaagaagaaaattggttttttctaGGCAACAAAATCCTTaagttaagagagtgcacaattcatttattcacattaacaataatctctttttctcctttcatgtgagaaaccaaatcttcaacttattcccaactttcctttcattgagctcaaccttttctttttcttttgctttttgcttttgctcaatgctctttgataaatttcacatagttctttccggtttctcaccaccccaaacttgaaccattctccattacctcaaaacatactctactttaactcaaggtaaggatttcaaaaagggtttttccactttccaaatttaggctcaaggtgcaaaggttagagaaaacattgatctttattgggttcacctataaacattggctctaagggagaagaaaaacatggccttgatcatttttaacaagcaagcaagtgattcaatcatagaacattaggcaaaatcaatcatgcttccaaagcactaacactcaatcaatcaaaaactctggagcctaatctctcacaggttaactcaagttccacagtttgataaacatcctgcccagcatattaatcacaattgaaatcatgcatctgtttttaaaattactatgagcaaccaccatctatgcttaaaaagtctcaacaatcattaactcaacatgcatcatagaacaatagagcaaacacaagaatattacccatcacaaaacacaatttatcacatcataccaaaccattgcacaCAACTCAATTaaccaagtacataagcaaaaataaaacaaaattcaaataaagcaaaaacataaaaatcctgatccagcagcatccatcagtagatgttaatctttctcatcttcatcggtAGACGCCtttagtagcatccatcagtagacgcttaatgacatagcatccatcaatacATGCTATAAATCATTATCCTTATCATAacaacatccatcaatagattTTGTCATTtgagtcctcctagcatccatcagtagatgttgtccaacatccatcagtagatgctgtcatttgcaaagcaaaatcaaatttaaaagaaaaagtcagaaattgGGTTACCTCCCAATAAgggcttgtttaacgtcacgagcctgacaccattaagcacaaTATGCATCTATGATGATGgtgttccttttgctttcatcacaccaacttatctgCAACATCTTCTTGTTCACCATCTTTACCCTCCTTGAATAAagagcctcaatctcaataactccattctctttgatatttttaaccACTTCATGCACAAAACTTGGTGAACATGACACTTGAAGGATGGCGATCAACGCCCTTAATGGGGCGCCTAGGCGCGCCCTGCGACcttctttctccttcttctcttgatgatgTTGTTCTCCTACTACATATTTTCGAATTTTTTCCTatagacactaaagaacactacactagagcacccaattagcacaaatagataaaaaattaaaaagataaaaagatgaagagatagaaagataaaaagatagaaagatagaaagatagaaaaataaaaagataaaaaaaaattaaaaagaaaaaattaagagatagaaagataaaaagataaaaagatagaaagatagaaagataaaaagataaaaaaaaataaaaagataaaaaagataaaaagatgaaaagataaatataagaataaaaagataaacagataaaaagaaaaaaaataaaaagataaaaaaaactaaaaagataaaaagataaaaagataaaaagataaaagagaaaaagataaaaagataaaaagatagaaagataaaaaaaaagataaaataaaataaaaagataaaaagtctaatcggttaagaatcatacaaatagaataattataccacgagtccccagcaacgacgccaaaaacttgttaacactcgacaagtgtaccaaatcgtatcaagtaataataaaatggtaagaccaagtatcatttcccaaaggactcacggcctagacaattatgtgatttgttgattaaattagacttgtgaatGAAATTTACCATAGAAGTAAAtttacccccaaggggtgaaaagtgcgTTTTTGTGCTCCTCCTGCCAAAGATATAAAACCTAGGATGTCTGGGTCCTTAAAATAGAgtgaaaacaaaacacaaacaaggtCCGACCCATGTcgttggcgctcaagcgccctaagtggggcgctcgGGCAGTGAAAGGTGGTTCTTGGCGCTTGGCCACCCAAAATGCAGTGTCATCATTTAAAACGTAATCATAAGAAGTGTATATTTGGCCAACTACAACTGGACTATTTGGGTCACATCATTTCCAAGGATAGTGTGGCTGTAGATCCAACTAAAGTGGAAGCTATGACCAATTGGCCATTTCCAAAAAATGCCAACGCTTTGAGGAGATTTTTGGGGTTAACCAGATATTATAGAAGATTTGTTAAAGGGTTTGGTCAAACTGCCAAACCTCTAACACAGTTATTAACTAAGGAGGAATTTTGCTGGACGCTTGAGGCTCAACGGGCATTTGACGCATTAAAGGGTGGTGTTTCTAAATTGCCAGTATTGGTTGTTCCACATTTTTCCAAATCTTTCACCTTGGAAACAGATGCATCTATCAAAGTATTGAGGGTTGTTTTATTGCAAGAGGGTCGGCCTTTGGCCTTTGGCCTTTTGAAGTCAAGACTTTTCCGATAGGGGTCAGCAAAAATCAGTGTATGAGCGGGAGTTGATGGCTATTGTCCAAGTAGTTCAGAAATGGAAACACTACGTCATGTGCAATCATTTTGTTATCGTTACAGACCAAAAGAGCTTGAAATTTCTCACTAACCAGTGCTTACTAACAGAATAACAATTTAAATGGGCTTCCAAGCTAATTGGCTATGATTTTGAGATACATTTTCGCCTTGGCAAGGAGAATCGCGTGGATGATGCTTTGTCTAGGAGACAATATTTTATGGCTGTCTTTGTTTCAAACGGATGAATGAGACTTGGGAAACTGAAGTTCAACATGATCCTAAGCTGGTTTCTCTCATCCAAGAATTATTGTTAAATCCAAAAGCTCGTGAGCGGTATGAGTTGAAGAAATGAAGGTTGTTCTACAATGGGACATTGGTGTTACCTAGGAACTTTTCTCGCATTCCTAGTATCATCAAGGAGCTGCATGAGTCTCCTATAGGAGGCCACAGTGAGTACTTTAGGACTTTTAAAAGGGTAGCAGGGGTACTCTACTATGAAGGGATGAAGCGGGATATCAAGGAGTTTGTGATGTAGTGTGCAGTATGCCAATGCAATAAAACATAGACATTGGCTCGTATAGGTCTGTTACAGCTACTACCCATTCCTACCCTGGGCAAGTAAATTAGGAAGTGACATTAACactaatgaagaaagatgaattcttgaatacatgagagtgtgATAGGATaaatcggaaaccccaacaacatcatcattccatattatACATCAATCTATTTTGcttcttttttatcaaaatggaggattagttcaccatagacatggggaaactagatgaaaaacaatgaaagaatgaaagatagaaccctagaatgtgAAGAAAGCAGCTtctgcatccaaaatcctcctccaagggttgacgaaagtgtgatttcgcctctttctgtccaaagatacttaccctaggtcgactaaacccttatatagtttattaagaaTTAAAGATAATAGGTCCAAACccaattaaatggcgctcaacggcacttttggcgctcagcggtaagtacATTTCCTCATAATGACGCTCAGCTGCACTTTTGGCCCTCAACGGTGGCTGCAGTGCTTCAAAACGCCGCTCAACGATAAATGTGGCGTTGAACGGTGAATGcgactcttcttttgtgcacttttacttcctttcctcAGTGtagctccttactacttcaagtTCTTTGATTTAATTCACCTTAATTCCtaccaaaacaaggaaaaccaagcataaaacccatcaaactctcttatttccaaaactaaagcaaaaacatgatttcaagttagtttctaagtcataaaggttgtttttaatatgaaaattaagtataaaaataacggtttttcaaccgttatcactaagcaggatgtgtatttGGTTTATGTGGAACATTGAATTAGCTTGTGTGAGGTTTTGGACTCCAGAGTGTTTGTTGTGAATGGTTGCTAttcttttgaaagcatgaatgatattgcccaggtttctatgattgaactatTTGATTTCTTGTGTCATATGATCGAGGCCATTTTTTATTACCCTTTTTcttagccaatgcatgattttagcccaaatGAAAAAGAGCACGAAGTGTTCTACCCTTTTTAAACCCCAAGCCTTAAACAAATCccttgtgaaaatctttaccttgagttaagttgagaatcatGATGTGATGTTGATCAAGGTTAAAGTTTGGGGTTGATTGGGAgaattgaaaaggaaattaatgaaaagcattgagctaagtgttgagcaagtatgaaaaagagaaaagaaaataaaatgcaaagaaaagaaagctcaatgcaaaaaggggaaagttgggaatgagtgAGATTGGTTTGTCTAAAGAGAGATTGTACTTGaatgataaaattatgaatgactctcttaacccaaggattttgtgatcttgaaaaatcaatttttcttcttagcccaaccacgtTACAAGGCATGGAAactccttgtgatgatacttgtctGTGAGTATGATTGATTGTGGTAAATGAAAGGATATTTTGTTCTATGAGACATTGAGATAGTAGAGTGAAGAAGTGACCTCTATATATAcctgtgtgattgagtgaaacactttgtcTGGTGAGGAAGagttccatgaatacatgattacatcaaggcttagttaattgatcattcatgagaatatcatctattGGATATTAGGTGATTATGTGAACGTCATGATGAGTGATTTTTAatcaaagcatgtgcacatcttgactgaattctgtTTGAtaagctgatttgagtaattacttgtcttggaagaaaaagtttttgagggtgttgaaccattgtattgattggtggaAGAGTGAGTTAtatcttatttgcttgaggacaagcaaaattctaagtttggggttgtaataacggttgaaaaaccgttatttttatacttaattttgatattaaaaacaccctttatgacttagaaactagcttgaaattatgcttttgcttaagttgtgatactaagagagttgaatgggttttatgcttgtttttcctTATTTGgaaggaattaagatgaattggatgaagaagttgaagtagcaaggagatGGAGTCTAGAAAGGCTggaaaagtggaacatagaagaGTCGTAGATAGCGCTAAGCGTCAgtttggggcgttgagcgcgAATTTGGAGGTGACTCTCGGTCGGTTTTCTATTCCAGTTTCACGGAGATTCAAAGGGAGAAGGAAGTAGTGCTCACGGTGATGCCCTGGAATGGAGAAACATACGTGTGATTCATTTGGCTTTTAGagatattttaatgttttattttattccagCAATGTTACATCCATGGAAAGGAATCTCAGCTTTGCTTACTTCGTCTTGCACtgaaaaatcttttatattatatgtatggGAATGCATTGAGATTAAAGTAGTTTACttgtttagtttaatttattttgttacagTGTTCATGAGGTGCTGgcattctttattttatttcatctccTTTAGACAAAGTAGTTGTATGTCGCCacttaggttttatttttagtttcaatCACACTTGAACTTAagctatttttatattaaatgagaTGGATTTGCCTTTCAgcttttcactttttaattcaatgttgcattttaatttggttcaagcacttttcattttaatgttgCCTATTTTGCTTGGTTGtgatattttagttataatGTTAGTAGTGACCAATCAATTTAATTCTGTATTTGAAACCGTTTTACATTTCTCTTTGCATTCGTGTCATATTTAAGTTCATTTGCATTCACAAACTAAAACCCctccactacgtgtttgacctaagcaccacatttggtccttgagagacgacctaggagtcacttcctagtttatactgcattatttcttgcaatcaaatttgatgggccgcgacagctcGCATCAATGAAGCAATcaagcttagcttgtttcctttctcattgggaggcaatgctaagttatggttaa
Protein-coding sequences here:
- the LOC108319736 gene encoding uncharacterized mitochondrial protein AtMg00860-like; amino-acid sequence: MQCHHLKRNHKKCIFGQLQLDYLGHIISKDSVAVDPTKVEAMTNWPFPKNANALRRFLGLTRYYRRFVKGFGQTAKPLTQLLTKEEFCWTLEAQRAFDALKGGVSKLPVLVVPHFSKSFTLETDASIKVLRVVLLQEGRPLAFGLLKSRLFR